The Maylandia zebra isolate NMK-2024a linkage group LG7, Mzebra_GT3a, whole genome shotgun sequence genome contains a region encoding:
- the si:ch1073-398f15.1 gene encoding uncharacterized protein si:ch1073-398f15.1, with protein MATAMEDFAQSDVDPEMTVLTSEDITEQNLDVTDEVETLQNSLREAVHDDNVRPKMQCLMMDSSFSMVTMQGEDSGIAWETTPSRCTTPWMSEAGLPSVDLSAIQPATPGSHPAGKIIFVMDEELISRRKTTKERASGPKSKADRKREVLAESSENISGRPELVEVSQPNLKSDGEGDQDETTDPQEDKEQQLFSLVSEGSEILNIVVPQKLATVDEEVSKEMVDNLSYLEESVVPKASEEIHENELLISVETGPTIDYQASPHPPVDLDSMDPPGAPVARMQSRAAAGNVDYFEAFALIDAQAPGGPAVAAGGQVEPEAKTATESQYTEKHAQTKESTSTKGADVDKSDTISLVELANELLDEVFYGGTDEYFLKGPGATDGGGAAESALSRLPSKQSGSNLFGSQEDVLTPIFLPEGPPKIIDPILLEEPKAMAFLYTDLYEEALGSRKKEEDTESVTSEKSFHSRHSDREARGYLEKYVLIDETPVVEGEPTDKEKCPEEGPRIMSEDLYDLDVFVTKPEKGEVPNSEEDITDFFRSSANSSPCDIEPFPRLLEEDDTQTAKKSKSKTVRSVSITVEKPTEIPVDELSISCFEFPSEEADWTSIDDHPAALEESNVCVRDLWKKDSEIDKPVAPPRRKVASPPKTCLDLTPLTPIVQENEEAGGKEQREEEKETASPAETADEGDGDGEENALAVAKTEAESVQDGNEVTTRDERDGKPTEGENPKPEEGERSQTETVTKQTELETDVKSSETDPTENNAEKQEDSSTVFPTEQAKNKGQCVIL; from the exons ATGGCTACAGCAATGGAGGATTTTGCACAGTCAGATGTTGACCCCGAGATGACTGTGTTGACATCTGAAGATATTACAGAACAAAACCTTGATGTTACTGATGAAGTGGAGACCCTTCAAAACAG CTTACGCGAGGCTGTCCACGATGATAATGTCCGGCCTAAGATGCAGTGCCTAATGATGGactcctccttctccatggtaACTATGCAAGGGGAGGACAGCGGAATCGCATGGGAGACGACCCCCAGTCGCTGCACCACACCATGGATGTCTGAAGCTGGACTCCCCTCTGTGGATCTCAGTGCAATACAGCCTGCAACACCTGGGTCTCATCCAGCAGGCaaaatcatttttgtcatgGATGAGGAGCTTATCTCAAGAAGGAAGACAACCAAGGAGAGGGCAAGTGGGCCGAAAAGCAAAGCAGATAGAAAGCGAGAAGTCCTGGCAGAAAGCTCTGAGAACATCTCAGGGCGGCCAGAGTTAGTGGAAGTCTCTCAACCAAATTTGAAAAGTGACGGAGAAGGAGACCAAGACGAAACAACTGATCCTCAGGAAGACAAAGAGCAGCAGCTGTTCAGCTTAGTGTCAGAAGGCTCTGAAATCCTCAACATTGTTGTTCCCCAAAAACTGGCCACCGTGGATGAAGAAGTCAGCAAAGAAATGGTGGACAATCTTTCATACCTGGAGGAAAGTGTTGTTCCTAAAGCTAGTGAGGAGATCCATGAAAATGAGCTGCTGATCTCAGTAGAGACGGGCCCAACAATAGATTACCAAGCCAGCCCCCACCCTCCTGTGGATCTAGATTCCATGGATCCACCGGGAGCTCCCGTGGCCAGAATGcaaagcagagcagcagcaggaaatGTGGACTACTTTGAGGCATTCGCCCTGATTGATGCTCAAGCTCCAGGAGGTCCTGCTGTGGCTGCAGGAGGACAGGTGGAACCAGAGGCAAAGACTGCTACTGAGAGTCAGTACACTGAGAAACATGCACAGACTAAAGAAAGCACCAGCACCAAAGGTGCAGATGTTGACAAGTCAGACACAATCAGTCTGGTGGAACTTGCTAACGAGCTTTTAGATGAAGTCTTTTATGGCGGTACAGACGAATACTTTCTGAAAGGTCCAGGGGCAACAGATGGAGGCGGAGCAGCAGAAAGTGCACTATCTAGGCTTCCCTCAAAACAGAGTGGTTCGAATTTGTTTGGAAGCCAAGAAGATGTCCTCACACCAATCTTTCTACCCGAAGGGCCTCCGAAAATTATTGATCCCATTTTGCTGGAGGAACCCAAAGCCATGGCCTTTCTTTATACAGACCTTTACGAGGAAGCACTCGGCAGccggaaaaaagaagaagacactGAAAGTGTGACCTCGGAGAAGTCCTTCCACAGCAGGCATTCAGACCGAGAGGCCAGGGGATATTTAGAGAAATATGTCCTGATAGATGAGACTCCTGTTGTGGAGGGGGAACCAACAGATAAAGAAAAATGCCCAGAGGAAGGACCTCGGATAATGTCCGAGGATTTGTATGATCTTGATGTTTTTGTGACCAAACCTGAAAAAGGAGAGGTGCCTAACTCAGAGGAGGATATTACAGACTTCTTCAGGTCCAGCGCCAATTCTTCTCCGTGCGACATAGAGCCTTTCCCTCGACTTCTGGAAGAAGAcgacacacaaacagcaaaaaagAGTAAATCCAAGACAGTAAGGAGTGTGTCTATAACAGTTGAAAAACCAACAGAAATCCCAGTCGATGAACTTAGCATCTCTTGCTTTGAGTTTCCCTCAGAGGAAGCAGACTGGACAAGTATAGATGATCATCCCGCAGCCTTGGAAGAGAGCAATGTCTGTGTTCGGGATTTGTGGAAAAAAGATTCAGAAATAGACAAGCCAGTCGCTCCTCCTAGGAGAAAAGTAGCATCCCCTCCTAAGACGTGTCTAGATCTAACACCTCTGACTCCAATTGTGCAGGAAAACGAAGAGGCTGGAGGGAAGGAGcaaagagaggaggagaaagagacgGCATCGCCGGCAGAGACTGCTGATGAAGGCGACGGAGATGGAGAAGAGAATGCGTTGGCTGTGGCCAAAACAGAAGCTGAAAGCGTACAGGACGGGAATGAAGTGACCACCAGAGATGAGAGAGATGGAAAGCCAACTGAAGGAGAAAACCCCAAACCAGAAGAAGGAGAAAGAAGCCAGACCGAAACAGTTACAAAACAAACTGAACTAGAGACAGATGTTAAGTCATCAGAAACAGATCCAACAGAGAATAATGCTGAGAAACAAGAAGATAGTTCGACAGTTTTTCCAACTGAGCAAGCCAAAAACAAAGGACAGTGTGTAATACTTTAG